Proteins encoded in a region of the Candidatus Cloacimonas sp. genome:
- a CDS encoding PfkB family carbohydrate kinase, which yields MIVGSIGLDSISTPAGEVCDALGGSAIYGAISSSHFTDTHIVGVVGMDFPIDYLNLLQKNGINLDGLEVKEGKTFRWSGNYLNWNRVETLSTELNVFADFAPQLPDSCKCCRSLLLANIHPALQLKVLNQVSGYVHLACDTMNYWINLCPEEIEKVLRKVNIVFMNEDEIRDYTHKADIYSAAKDILSLGPEWVIVKRGEYGSVAISHNDMFFAPAYPVAKVKDPTGAGDSFAGAFMGYLANFDIINHAIIREAVLYGTVVAAMNVSDFSVNGLNGISKEEIDKSKELLIKWTT from the coding sequence GTGATCGTTGGTTCGATAGGACTGGATAGCATTTCCACTCCTGCCGGTGAGGTCTGTGATGCTTTAGGTGGCTCTGCCATTTATGGAGCCATATCCTCTTCGCATTTTACGGATACTCATATTGTCGGTGTAGTAGGTATGGATTTCCCGATTGATTACTTGAATTTATTACAAAAGAATGGCATCAATCTTGACGGGCTGGAAGTAAAAGAAGGCAAGACCTTTCGCTGGAGTGGCAATTATCTAAATTGGAATAGAGTGGAAACACTATCCACCGAGCTAAATGTTTTTGCAGATTTTGCCCCTCAGCTTCCTGATAGCTGTAAATGCTGCCGCAGTTTATTACTGGCTAATATTCACCCAGCTTTGCAATTAAAAGTGCTAAATCAGGTTTCGGGTTATGTTCATTTAGCTTGCGATACAATGAATTATTGGATAAACCTGTGCCCGGAAGAAATAGAAAAAGTGCTCCGAAAAGTAAACATCGTTTTTATGAACGAAGATGAGATTCGGGACTATACCCATAAAGCGGATATCTATTCTGCCGCTAAGGATATACTATCTTTGGGTCCTGAATGGGTTATCGTAAAAAGAGGGGAATACGGTTCGGTGGCAATTTCCCATAATGATATGTTTTTTGCTCCTGCTTACCCAGTAGCAAAAGTTAAAGACCCCACTGGCGCCGGAGATAGTTTTGCAGGCGCTTTTATGGGATATCTGGCAAACTTTGATATCATCAATCATGCGATCATCAGAGAAGCCGTTTTGTATGGAACGGTTGTTGCGGCTATGAATGTTTCTGATTTTAGTGTAAATGGGTTAAATGGTATTTCCAAAGAGGAAATTGATAAATCCAAGGAACTTCTGATTAAATGGACAACCTAA